From Gimesia panareensis, the proteins below share one genomic window:
- a CDS encoding Gldg family protein codes for MLRNNVVLAVFKRNVQSYFSGVLGYLFIVVFVVAGAFAAFNQQFFANNQANLDQLSLWYPLLLLFIIPAITMGVWADEKKMGTDELLFTLPASDLEILLGKFLAVLAVYTIALLFSLTHIFVLYSIGNPDLGLMFTTYFGYWLAGASLLAAGMFASALTSSTTVAFVLGTVICAVPIFIGQVAPSSDLIQSLSLVQQFQDFSTGVLPLASILYFISLAIMMLYLNRVLITRRHWSSQEQNTMGLQYLVRTISLAVILISVNAIVSYGSSSIDMTSEKVYSLSRTTKDLIAKIDDKNPVTIEAFISPEVSREYVPIRKRLIGLLREYDQMGGKRLQVRFVDVEPFSKEEEEARLLNITPERVQTERGGRAYVETIFMGAVVKSATDEVVIPFFNVGTPVEYELTRSIRTVSKDDRLTVGILNTDARIFGGLDMSMGGNQPPWLIVSELKKQYRVEQVSPDSPISDTDYDVLLAVLPSSLTEPQLKNLVDYVKKGKPTLICDDPMPVFGGGRGLQMAPRMPKPSPGGMMGMRQPPPTPKAYDGRLTPLLRLLEIDWDNGEVVFDFFNPHPEFAEVVRPELIFISPKSGTPSAFSLDSNITSGLQEILTFFPGSIRPWKKEERDLKFEPLLKTGPNSGVLAWDEITSPFFNSVRIVQDPIRKIDKYAQVLAAHITSTPKSKVKDLNVIFVADADLISDELFNIRERQAFGLKIDNVTFLLNCVDQLAGDDSYISLRKRRQKHRTLTLVERETSVFIKERNAEREKANEDADAKLQEARDRLKEQREKIEKDPSMDSREKQIRLRMAEENESRRLEVDEAKIEREKQRQVEKIKAQTERQIREIENRIRWYAILVPPFPAILLGICFLFFRLKNENQNISPDRRLK; via the coding sequence ATGTTGCGGAACAACGTTGTATTGGCCGTCTTCAAGCGAAACGTACAGAGTTACTTTTCCGGAGTGCTCGGTTATCTGTTTATTGTCGTCTTCGTGGTCGCCGGTGCCTTCGCTGCCTTCAACCAGCAGTTCTTCGCCAACAACCAGGCCAACCTGGACCAGTTGAGCCTGTGGTATCCCCTGCTGCTGCTGTTCATCATCCCGGCCATCACGATGGGCGTCTGGGCAGATGAGAAAAAAATGGGGACCGACGAACTGCTGTTTACCCTGCCCGCCTCGGACCTGGAAATCCTGCTGGGGAAATTCCTGGCGGTTCTGGCCGTCTACACGATTGCCCTGCTGTTCTCGCTGACGCACATTTTCGTCCTGTACAGCATCGGCAATCCGGATCTGGGCCTGATGTTTACCACTTACTTCGGATACTGGCTGGCCGGTGCTTCTCTGCTGGCTGCGGGTATGTTCGCTTCCGCGCTGACCAGCAGCACTACGGTCGCGTTTGTGCTGGGAACCGTGATCTGCGCGGTCCCGATCTTCATCGGACAGGTTGCCCCTTCCAGCGATCTGATCCAGAGCCTGAGCCTCGTGCAGCAATTCCAGGACTTCAGCACCGGCGTCCTGCCGCTGGCATCGATTCTGTATTTCATCTCGCTGGCAATCATGATGCTGTACCTCAACCGGGTCCTCATCACCCGCAGACACTGGAGTTCCCAGGAACAGAACACCATGGGCCTGCAGTACCTGGTACGGACGATCTCCCTGGCAGTGATACTGATCAGCGTGAATGCGATTGTCTCATATGGCAGCAGCAGCATCGATATGACCAGTGAGAAGGTTTACAGCCTGTCACGAACGACGAAAGACCTGATCGCGAAAATTGACGATAAGAACCCCGTCACCATTGAAGCCTTTATCAGCCCGGAAGTCTCGCGGGAATACGTCCCGATCCGCAAACGGCTGATCGGCCTGCTGCGCGAATACGACCAGATGGGCGGCAAACGCCTGCAGGTACGGTTCGTAGACGTTGAGCCTTTCAGCAAGGAAGAAGAGGAAGCCCGGCTGCTGAATATTACACCCGAACGGGTACAGACCGAACGGGGCGGACGGGCTTACGTGGAAACCATTTTCATGGGTGCAGTTGTGAAGAGTGCCACCGATGAAGTTGTGATTCCGTTCTTCAATGTGGGGACCCCTGTCGAATACGAATTGACCCGCTCGATCCGCACGGTCTCTAAGGATGACCGGCTGACGGTTGGGATTCTAAATACCGATGCCCGCATTTTTGGTGGTCTGGATATGAGTATGGGGGGCAATCAGCCCCCGTGGCTGATTGTCAGCGAACTCAAGAAACAATACCGCGTGGAGCAGGTTTCGCCGGACTCCCCAATCAGCGATACCGACTATGACGTGCTGCTGGCGGTACTGCCTTCCTCTCTGACCGAACCCCAGTTGAAGAACCTGGTGGATTACGTCAAGAAAGGGAAACCGACGCTGATCTGCGACGACCCGATGCCGGTCTTCGGCGGGGGTCGTGGACTGCAGATGGCCCCACGGATGCCAAAGCCGAGTCCGGGAGGCATGATGGGGATGCGTCAACCGCCGCCCACTCCCAAAGCCTATGATGGTCGACTGACGCCACTGCTGCGTCTGCTGGAAATCGACTGGGACAACGGGGAGGTTGTCTTCGACTTCTTCAACCCGCATCCCGAGTTTGCCGAAGTGGTGCGTCCGGAGTTAATCTTCATCAGCCCCAAGAGCGGGACCCCCAGTGCATTCAGCCTGGACAGTAATATTACCAGCGGCCTGCAGGAAATACTGACCTTCTTCCCGGGGAGTATCCGCCCCTGGAAAAAAGAAGAGCGCGATCTCAAATTCGAGCCGCTGCTGAAAACCGGCCCCAACTCCGGTGTGCTGGCGTGGGATGAGATCACCAGCCCGTTTTTCAACTCAGTCCGTATTGTGCAGGATCCCATTCGCAAGATTGACAAATACGCGCAGGTACTGGCAGCGCATATCACGTCGACCCCGAAATCGAAAGTGAAAGACCTGAATGTGATCTTTGTCGCTGATGCCGACCTGATCTCGGATGAACTGTTCAACATCCGCGAGCGCCAGGCATTCGGGCTGAAGATTGACAACGTCACCTTCCTGCTGAACTGTGTCGACCAGCTGGCCGGAGACGACTCTTATATTTCACTTCGCAAACGCCGCCAGAAACACCGGACTCTGACCCTGGTCGAACGCGAAACTTCAGTCTTCATCAAAGAGCGGAATGCCGAACGGGAAAAGGCCAACGAAGACGCCGACGCCAAACTGCAGGAAGCCCGCGATCGCCTCAAGGAGCAGCGGGAGAAGATTGAAAAAGATCCTTCCATGGACAGCAGGGAAAAGCAGATCCGGTTAAGAATGGCGGAAGAAAACGAAAGCCGTCGACTGGAAGTAGACGAAGCCAAGATCGAACGGGAAAAGCAGCGGCAGGTCGAAAAGATCAAGGCCCAGACCGAGCGGCAGATCCGGGAAATCGAGAACCGGATTCGCTGGTATGCGATTCTGGTGCCCCCCTTCCCGGCCATTCTGCTGGGAATCTGCTTCCTGTTTTTCAGGTTGAAGAACGAAAACCAGAATATCTCTCCGGACCGGAGACTGAAATAA
- the panC gene encoding pantoate--beta-alanine ligase — protein sequence MDTVAEIPELRQRVQSARQGGAVVGFVPTMGALHAGHVSLVEAARRDCDFVVVSIFVNPTQFGPNEDFEKYPRVLEQDLEKCQTAGADLVWTPTKELMYPPHFSSYVEVESLTETLEGTTRPHHFRGVTTVVTKLLLSCLPDMAYFGAKDYQQQAIVRRMCLDLNIPVEIKTCPIIRNEDGLALSSRNTYLSAEERASALSLSRALNLAEERIAAGETDLERIKTEMHALLAGTPLIKVDYATIVDSATLEEISAPQSQMVALIAAWSGATRLIDNRELSAVSQA from the coding sequence ATGGATACGGTAGCTGAAATCCCGGAACTGCGACAACGCGTCCAGAGCGCCCGACAGGGGGGGGCCGTGGTCGGTTTTGTGCCTACCATGGGGGCCCTGCACGCAGGGCACGTCAGCCTGGTAGAAGCCGCACGACGCGACTGTGATTTTGTGGTGGTCTCGATCTTCGTCAATCCGACACAGTTCGGTCCCAATGAAGATTTCGAAAAGTACCCCCGCGTGCTGGAACAGGATCTGGAAAAATGCCAGACTGCTGGTGCTGACCTGGTCTGGACTCCGACTAAAGAGTTGATGTATCCGCCGCACTTCTCTTCTTATGTGGAAGTAGAATCTCTGACCGAAACACTGGAAGGGACCACCCGCCCGCATCACTTCCGCGGCGTGACAACCGTGGTCACCAAGCTGCTGCTCAGTTGTCTGCCCGACATGGCCTACTTCGGTGCGAAGGATTACCAGCAGCAGGCCATTGTGCGGCGGATGTGTCTCGATCTGAATATTCCCGTCGAGATTAAAACCTGCCCGATCATCCGGAATGAAGATGGTCTGGCGCTCAGCAGCCGCAATACCTATCTCTCAGCAGAAGAACGGGCGTCTGCCCTGTCGTTGTCACGGGCGCTGAACCTGGCAGAGGAACGAATTGCTGCAGGAGAAACGGACCTGGAGCGTATCAAAACAGAGATGCACGCGTTACTGGCGGGGACCCCGCTGATCAAAGTCGATTACGCGACGATTGTGGATTCCGCAACGCTGGAAGAAATTTCCGCCCCTCAAAGTCAGATGGTCGCCCTGATTGCTGCCTGGTCGGGTGCCACACGCTTGATTGACAATCGTGAACTGTCAGCGGTTTCCCAGGCCTGA
- a CDS encoding MraY family glycosyltransferase: protein MVFDSVITSSLVLFGVLLATVAGTLLMIRLASVLGLVQKPTSRCSHIQPTPRGGGLAFVLTSLLTMTVCYWNEVSSGSLLTVLLCGGALIAAIGFCDDLYQLSIKKRLGVQILIIAASLYTLLPAPTLELWGFQLQSDWLCWGVTTLALVWWLNLFNFMDGIDGLAGVEATGILVGAGTLIYYQSPGEQSLTLSLMWILAAALIGFIQVNWAPARIFMGDVGSTFLGYMLGMLAVSTIFSGALNLWVWLILPGVFWVDATFTLLRRMLRGDRWYQAHQSHTYQRVSRYLEEPEGKNLSRKLAHRRVTLTALALNVCWLFPLATVALLWPAWGLPLVLIAWAPLIALAVVYGAGKPGNIPLVTRHDPRAQAYREELPLKI from the coding sequence ATGGTTTTTGACAGTGTGATCACATCAAGTCTGGTGCTCTTCGGTGTGCTGCTGGCGACAGTAGCCGGTACGCTGCTGATGATCAGGCTGGCTTCCGTTCTGGGGCTGGTCCAGAAACCGACCAGCCGCTGTTCCCACATTCAACCCACGCCTCGCGGCGGTGGTCTGGCATTTGTCCTGACCAGCCTGCTGACGATGACCGTCTGTTACTGGAATGAAGTCAGTTCCGGCTCGCTGTTGACCGTCCTGCTTTGCGGCGGGGCATTGATCGCGGCGATCGGCTTTTGTGATGATCTGTATCAGCTCTCGATCAAGAAACGGCTCGGGGTACAGATTCTGATCATCGCCGCCTCACTGTATACGCTCCTGCCTGCGCCCACACTGGAATTGTGGGGCTTCCAGCTGCAGTCCGACTGGCTCTGCTGGGGCGTGACGACCCTGGCACTGGTCTGGTGGCTCAATCTGTTTAATTTCATGGATGGCATCGACGGCCTGGCCGGGGTGGAAGCAACTGGCATTCTGGTTGGAGCGGGTACGTTAATCTATTACCAGTCCCCCGGGGAACAGTCACTGACGCTGTCGTTGATGTGGATTCTTGCTGCGGCCCTGATCGGGTTCATTCAGGTCAACTGGGCTCCCGCCCGCATTTTCATGGGGGATGTCGGCAGTACCTTTCTGGGATACATGCTGGGGATGCTGGCAGTGTCCACGATCTTTTCGGGAGCACTGAATCTCTGGGTCTGGCTGATCCTGCCCGGCGTGTTCTGGGTCGATGCCACCTTCACACTGCTCAGACGGATGTTACGCGGCGATCGCTGGTACCAGGCACATCAGAGCCATACCTATCAGCGCGTTTCCCGCTATCTGGAAGAGCCGGAAGGGAAGAACCTGTCCCGCAAACTGGCACACCGGAGAGTCACCCTGACTGCTCTGGCCCTGAATGTCTGCTGGCTGTTCCCGCTGGCAACGGTCGCCTTACTCTGGCCCGCCTGGGGACTGCCACTGGTCCTGATTGCCTGGGCTCCACTGATCGCCCTGGCGGTCGTTTATGGTGCAGGCAAACCCGGAAATATTCCGCTGGTGACCAGACACGATCCCCGGGCACAGGCTTATCGGGAAGAATTGCCTCTCAAAATCTGA
- a CDS encoding sigma-70 family RNA polymerase sigma factor: MAGRTEAFDQLVLKYQDRLYRTLVRILGSSDDARDAAQEGFTQAFFKLSTFRGTAAFYSWLFRISFNAAITQKRKQKRSATTIDPQENQSGQWLADPHPENHPPEVAERTERKQLVHQALNELQEEYRTPLILRELEGMSYGEIAELTEVPLGTVRSRIFRGRNELKQKLNALFQEEPLARVSESDHESSISESK, encoded by the coding sequence TTGGCAGGTCGTACTGAAGCGTTTGATCAGCTGGTTCTTAAATATCAGGACCGCCTGTATCGAACTCTGGTGCGGATTCTGGGATCCAGTGACGATGCGCGCGACGCGGCCCAGGAAGGCTTTACCCAGGCATTTTTCAAGTTGAGCACATTCCGGGGAACAGCCGCCTTTTACTCCTGGCTGTTTCGCATCTCCTTTAACGCTGCGATTACCCAGAAACGTAAACAGAAACGATCCGCCACCACAATTGATCCTCAGGAAAACCAGTCAGGACAGTGGCTGGCAGATCCTCACCCCGAAAATCACCCTCCTGAAGTGGCAGAACGCACCGAACGCAAACAACTTGTCCATCAGGCATTGAATGAATTACAGGAAGAATATCGGACCCCGCTGATACTGCGGGAACTGGAAGGTATGTCTTACGGAGAAATCGCCGAGCTGACTGAGGTTCCCCTGGGAACCGTCCGGAGCCGCATTTTCAGAGGAAGGAATGAACTGAAACAGAAACTGAACGCGTTATTCCAGGAGGAACCCCTGGCCCGTGTTTCCGAGTCTGACCACGAGTCATCAATAAGTGAATCAAAATGA
- a CDS encoding thioredoxin family protein translates to MKRLPQKLQWAVVGFSLVVMVGICIELLKADTKASETESAADQIKWHKDLETAHQAAMKSNKPVFIVFDASWCTYCRKLEKDTLSDPRMARYLNQAFEPVHLDFDKDREIADTLKVKSIPCTVVLSAEADLLARQVGYSKVPRYHSMLEKARKLQAVIRHIEYSK, encoded by the coding sequence ATGAAACGACTTCCCCAGAAACTCCAGTGGGCCGTTGTCGGCTTCTCACTTGTCGTCATGGTTGGCATCTGTATCGAGCTGTTGAAAGCGGATACTAAAGCTTCCGAGACCGAATCAGCCGCAGATCAAATCAAGTGGCATAAGGATCTGGAAACCGCCCATCAGGCCGCGATGAAAAGCAACAAGCCGGTTTTCATCGTATTTGATGCCAGCTGGTGCACTTACTGCCGCAAGCTGGAGAAAGATACTCTTTCGGATCCGCGGATGGCCCGCTATCTGAATCAGGCTTTCGAGCCCGTACACCTCGATTTTGACAAGGATCGCGAGATTGCCGACACCCTGAAAGTCAAATCGATCCCCTGTACAGTCGTTTTGAGTGCCGAAGCGGACCTGCTGGCCCGCCAGGTGGGGTACTCCAAAGTTCCCCGCTACCACTCGATGCTGGAAAAAGCCCGTAAACTACAGGCCGTCATCCGGCACATCGAATACTCGAAATAA
- a CDS encoding DUF4340 domain-containing protein, with protein MNETTRTLTFVGIAVVALIAAFVTDRASQPVELTGYENVGQEFYPDFTDPTQARSLRVVSYDEDSATLKVFNVEFKDGAWRIPSHHDYPADAEDELAETAASLVGVVRGALESRRKSDHERFGVIDPLDESNTNLQGRGQRLTLAKEGGAPLVDFIIGKQVPEQPGEYYVRKVDEDSVYRTKLNVDLSSDFSDWIEPDLLKVDRDRLVEIIVNKYSIDEANRSLKDKELSTLKRQNSSSPWELEGLNKETEKLNTADVNQMINTLVDLKIQGIRPKPAAIAAELKKSGQLQLKNAMDFVDLQSKGFIVARTQSGGQMLVSNEGEVIVITNQGVVYSLYFGEIFTGSTLDIEVGNGSKEQKEKSPKKGSEKEADQKETASADKKQDAVEKPGKTKEDDALKTSRYLFVTVTFDPSFIGDPPQKPTEPKKPADLKEKADGDKPADAKSDDKKDEKQDQKADEKKPDPAADYAAAMKKYESELKTYEKQLKEYDEKVIKGQELVQQLNERFADWYYVISANSFEKLRMSRSALVEPADKPNEGQGKPGAGNPGLGIPGLNLPGMKVPAQPAGKPAVPKPAPAKKPAPVQPKGESKPAAGKPETKPESSPKENAAKKGSGEKASQAKPPEKAASPK; from the coding sequence ATGAATGAAACGACGAGAACATTGACCTTTGTGGGGATCGCCGTGGTTGCCTTAATTGCGGCGTTTGTAACCGATCGCGCATCGCAACCGGTCGAACTGACGGGTTATGAAAATGTGGGTCAGGAATTTTACCCGGATTTCACGGACCCGACCCAGGCCAGGTCGCTGCGGGTGGTCAGCTACGATGAAGATTCCGCCACGCTGAAAGTCTTCAACGTGGAATTTAAAGATGGTGCCTGGCGTATTCCTTCACACCACGACTACCCGGCTGATGCCGAAGACGAACTGGCGGAAACCGCTGCGTCACTGGTGGGCGTTGTGCGGGGGGCGCTGGAAAGTCGGCGCAAGAGCGACCACGAACGCTTCGGGGTAATCGATCCGCTGGACGAGTCGAACACCAACCTGCAGGGACGGGGCCAGCGATTGACACTGGCCAAAGAGGGAGGCGCTCCGCTGGTTGACTTCATCATCGGTAAACAGGTGCCGGAGCAGCCCGGTGAATATTATGTGCGGAAAGTGGACGAAGATTCGGTCTACCGTACGAAGCTGAACGTGGATCTTTCATCTGATTTCTCGGACTGGATCGAGCCGGATCTGCTCAAAGTGGATCGGGACCGGCTGGTCGAAATCATCGTGAATAAATACTCCATCGATGAAGCCAATCGGAGTCTGAAGGACAAAGAACTTTCGACTCTCAAACGCCAGAATTCCAGCTCCCCGTGGGAACTGGAAGGCCTGAATAAAGAGACCGAAAAACTGAATACCGCCGATGTGAACCAGATGATCAACACGCTGGTGGACCTCAAGATTCAGGGCATCCGTCCCAAGCCGGCGGCGATCGCAGCCGAATTAAAGAAATCGGGACAGCTGCAGTTGAAAAACGCCATGGATTTCGTGGACCTGCAGAGCAAGGGGTTCATCGTGGCCCGAACTCAGTCAGGAGGCCAGATGCTGGTCTCCAACGAGGGGGAGGTGATCGTAATCACCAACCAGGGCGTGGTCTACTCGCTGTACTTCGGTGAAATCTTTACGGGCAGTACGCTGGACATTGAAGTCGGTAACGGCAGCAAAGAGCAAAAGGAGAAATCGCCCAAGAAAGGTTCTGAAAAGGAAGCTGATCAGAAAGAGACCGCGTCCGCAGACAAGAAACAGGACGCCGTCGAGAAGCCAGGGAAGACGAAAGAAGATGATGCCCTGAAAACCAGCCGCTATCTGTTCGTCACAGTCACCTTTGATCCGTCCTTTATCGGTGATCCACCTCAGAAGCCGACCGAACCCAAAAAGCCGGCCGACCTGAAAGAGAAGGCGGATGGCGACAAACCGGCGGATGCGAAATCGGATGACAAGAAAGATGAGAAGCAGGATCAGAAAGCCGACGAGAAAAAACCGGATCCGGCAGCAGACTATGCCGCCGCGATGAAGAAGTATGAATCGGAGCTCAAAACATACGAGAAGCAGCTCAAAGAGTACGACGAGAAGGTCATCAAAGGCCAGGAGCTCGTCCAGCAGTTGAATGAACGGTTTGCCGACTGGTACTACGTGATCTCCGCAAACAGTTTTGAGAAGCTGCGGATGTCGCGGAGCGCTCTGGTGGAACCGGCTGATAAACCCAATGAGGGCCAGGGCAAACCGGGGGCAGGCAATCCGGGTCTGGGAATTCCGGGCCTCAATCTGCCCGGGATGAAAGTGCCCGCCCAACCAGCAGGCAAGCCGGCAGTTCCCAAACCGGCTCCGGCTAAGAAACCTGCTCCTGTTCAACCCAAAGGTGAGAGCAAACCCGCCGCCGGAAAACCTGAGACAAAACCGGAGTCTTCTCCCAAAGAGAACGCTGCGAAAAAGGGCTCCGGGGAAAAAGCCTCCCAGGCTAAGCCTCCAGAGAAAGCAGCTTCGCCGAAATAA
- a CDS encoding anti-sigma factor: protein MSSPSSNENLSAYFDREASAEESHEVESLLEQSAAARQELHEFGELSRLLQETATESAPPELAPSIRKRIEQETLLTSPKTETAPVPPGPSMLRYRIAVAISACSSLAALVLFILLLNIPENPSGTNWQFSSVDRQSSVMRNAEPAAESTLALKEGTEFDSYHSDLSYQGKPFSDVKLKTAAASPAASPSVSFQMTPPAAKQSGKLNEKQFGLKADGLSQGVGDFAISNSFAEKKVMEQIGDVEARSRIALPAVPQMTGLPAHIPVDSIRIGDVLPYFQDINGKVAVIEVRVVDVKQALGRMELLLTRNNIPVNKQKQSEVERQLNRVKSRKYKTADQKQPAAAEEDDLFAVFVEASDTQVASALNDLQRDLNQSQLLGLSLQPAIDESSLTKSVKDLPQLLAENNSGAESSLALSTATDHAPASTAPHSPQNDGLESKSESGNKVAKAKKQHSYQTQYRMQLPPEQLARRAQQPSRATPLPALNLNKVSSPDAPLVAPKPTWGMPRTLADRKLKTDQRTAVEARPPVRVLFVFKHPKSSALPPAPPAAP from the coding sequence ATGAGTAGTCCATCATCTAACGAAAACCTGTCCGCCTATTTCGATCGGGAAGCCTCTGCTGAGGAATCTCACGAGGTGGAATCGCTGCTGGAACAGTCTGCTGCCGCACGACAGGAACTGCACGAGTTCGGCGAGCTCTCTCGTCTGCTGCAGGAGACCGCGACGGAGTCGGCACCACCCGAACTGGCCCCCTCGATCCGCAAACGAATCGAACAGGAGACCCTGTTAACTTCACCCAAAACGGAAACGGCACCGGTCCCTCCCGGGCCTTCGATGCTGCGTTACCGAATTGCGGTCGCCATCAGCGCCTGTTCCTCTCTGGCAGCTTTGGTCTTATTTATTTTACTGCTGAATATTCCAGAGAACCCCTCAGGTACCAACTGGCAGTTTTCCTCTGTCGATCGCCAGTCCTCAGTCATGCGTAACGCAGAACCAGCTGCGGAATCGACACTCGCCCTTAAGGAAGGGACTGAGTTCGATTCCTATCACAGCGATCTCAGCTACCAGGGCAAACCGTTCTCGGATGTAAAGCTCAAAACCGCCGCCGCGTCTCCCGCTGCGTCTCCATCCGTCAGTTTCCAGATGACGCCCCCTGCTGCGAAACAATCAGGCAAGTTGAATGAAAAACAGTTCGGCCTGAAAGCGGACGGCCTGTCCCAAGGGGTCGGTGATTTTGCCATCAGTAATTCGTTTGCCGAAAAGAAGGTCATGGAACAGATCGGGGATGTAGAAGCCCGCAGCAGAATCGCTCTGCCGGCAGTCCCCCAGATGACAGGACTGCCTGCTCATATCCCCGTGGACTCGATCCGCATCGGTGATGTGTTACCTTACTTCCAGGATATCAACGGTAAGGTAGCCGTGATCGAAGTCCGCGTGGTCGACGTGAAACAGGCACTGGGGAGGATGGAACTGCTACTGACCCGTAATAACATTCCGGTCAATAAACAGAAACAGTCTGAAGTCGAGCGGCAGTTAAACCGGGTGAAATCCCGGAAATACAAGACAGCCGATCAGAAACAACCTGCTGCAGCTGAAGAGGACGATCTGTTCGCGGTCTTCGTCGAAGCTTCGGACACTCAAGTCGCATCGGCCCTGAACGATCTACAAAGAGACCTGAATCAGAGCCAGCTGCTGGGACTTTCTCTACAGCCCGCCATTGATGAATCCTCACTGACGAAAAGCGTCAAAGATTTACCGCAACTACTGGCCGAAAACAACAGTGGTGCCGAATCCAGCCTCGCATTAAGCACCGCCACGGATCATGCTCCAGCCTCAACTGCGCCTCATTCTCCTCAGAATGATGGTCTGGAGTCGAAATCCGAGAGCGGGAACAAGGTTGCCAAAGCGAAGAAACAGCACAGTTACCAGACTCAATACCGGATGCAGCTGCCTCCCGAACAGCTGGCGCGACGTGCCCAACAGCCGAGCAGAGCGACTCCCCTGCCCGCCTTAAACCTGAACAAGGTTTCGTCTCCCGACGCACCTCTGGTGGCTCCCAAGCCGACATGGGGTATGCCCCGGACGCTTGCTGACCGAAAACTAAAAACAGACCAGAGGACGGCAGTTGAAGCTCGTCCTCCGGTACGGGTGCTGTTTGTGTTCAAGCACCCAAAGAGCAGCGCACTGCCTCCCGCACCCCCGGCGGCTCCCTGA
- a CDS encoding SMP-30/gluconolactonase/LRE family protein: protein MKITPLTCLILAVCLLGISPLSGHAQDSTNYPTLGEVVRIDPRLDQLIDKDAKIEVLSSGFDWSEGPVWVGDAKDGYLLFSDIPRNSVMKWKEGTGASLFMKPSGYTGVADYGGEPGCNGLILDPQGRLVSCEHGDRRISVLTKEGGKRTMVDNYMGKRLNSPNDGTFKSNGDFYFTDPPYGLPNRYDDPRRELDFCGVYRLATDGTLTLLTKEMTRPNGIAFSPDEKTLYVAQSDPEAALWKAFPVNPDGTLGKSKVFCDVTENVGKLPGLPDGMKTDLKGNVFATGPGGCYIFTPEGELLGRISTGERTANCAWGNDGTVLYLTADTYLVRIPTKTKGRVGAPQAK, encoded by the coding sequence ATGAAAATCACTCCATTGACCTGTCTGATTCTGGCTGTCTGTCTCCTGGGCATCTCTCCCCTATCGGGACACGCTCAGGACTCGACCAACTATCCCACGCTGGGTGAAGTGGTTCGCATCGATCCGCGTCTCGATCAACTGATAGACAAGGATGCGAAGATCGAGGTTCTCTCTTCCGGCTTCGATTGGTCCGAAGGTCCCGTCTGGGTTGGAGATGCGAAAGACGGTTATCTGCTCTTTTCCGATATTCCCCGCAATTCGGTCATGAAATGGAAAGAGGGAACAGGTGCGTCTCTGTTCATGAAACCTTCCGGCTATACGGGAGTGGCTGACTACGGAGGAGAGCCCGGCTGCAACGGCCTGATTCTGGATCCCCAGGGCCGCCTCGTCTCCTGTGAACATGGTGACCGCCGAATTTCGGTGCTCACCAAAGAGGGGGGCAAGCGGACGATGGTCGACAACTACATGGGCAAACGACTCAACAGCCCCAACGACGGTACCTTCAAGTCCAACGGCGATTTCTACTTTACCGACCCTCCCTACGGTCTGCCCAATCGCTATGACGATCCCCGTCGCGAGCTCGATTTCTGTGGCGTCTATCGCCTGGCGACCGACGGTACCTTGACGCTGCTCACCAAAGAGATGACCCGGCCCAACGGGATCGCCTTTTCACCCGATGAAAAAACATTGTACGTCGCGCAGTCTGATCCCGAGGCAGCACTCTGGAAAGCGTTCCCCGTCAATCCGGACGGCACGCTGGGCAAGAGTAAAGTCTTTTGCGATGTGACTGAGAATGTCGGAAAGCTGCCGGGCCTCCCCGATGGCATGAAGACCGACCTCAAAGGCAATGTCTTCGCCACCGGACCGGGCGGCTGCTATATCTTCACCCCCGAGGGCGAATTGCTGGGACGTATCAGTACGGGCGAACGGACTGCCAACTGTGCCTGGGGCAACGATGGCACCGTGCTCTACCTGACCGCAGATACCTACCTGGTGCGGATTCCGACCAAAACCAAAGGTCGGGTCGGAGCTCCCCAAGCGAAATAG